One part of the Nocardioides zeae genome encodes these proteins:
- a CDS encoding CbtA family protein: MTTIQGTRAPAGGRTLLTPRALLVRGLLAGLVAGLLAFAVGFAVGEPPIDDAIALEESASASAPADEPAADHDHAEGTAAHAHSDSDEAADEGHSHGESGPSRTTQKTVGLLTATVVVGTALGGLVALVAAAVMGRLGRPGRRIRPTEAVALASVLGFVAVALVPWMKYPAAPPAVGSGDTIGERTGLYFAFLLVSVLAAIGATYLGQRLWSAVSPFAGVVGGGLAYVAVVGVAAAVMTPVNELGDFPADVLWEFRLSSLLTLAAMWAGIAVVLGALVGRLAAADDADRARRDLAASL; this comes from the coding sequence ATGACGACGATCCAGGGGACCCGTGCGCCCGCGGGCGGACGCACCCTGCTGACGCCGCGCGCCCTGCTGGTGCGCGGACTGCTCGCCGGGCTCGTGGCGGGCCTGCTCGCCTTCGCGGTGGGCTTCGCCGTCGGCGAGCCGCCCATCGACGACGCGATCGCACTGGAGGAGTCGGCCTCCGCCAGCGCCCCGGCCGACGAGCCCGCCGCGGACCACGACCACGCGGAGGGCACGGCGGCGCACGCGCACTCCGACTCCGACGAGGCCGCGGACGAGGGCCACTCCCACGGTGAGTCCGGCCCGAGCCGCACCACGCAGAAGACGGTGGGGCTGCTGACCGCCACCGTCGTCGTCGGCACCGCGCTCGGCGGCCTCGTCGCCCTGGTGGCGGCGGCCGTCATGGGCCGGCTCGGGCGGCCCGGGCGCCGCATCCGTCCCACGGAGGCCGTCGCGCTCGCCAGCGTCCTCGGCTTCGTGGCGGTGGCGCTCGTGCCGTGGATGAAGTACCCGGCGGCCCCGCCCGCGGTGGGCTCCGGCGACACGATCGGCGAGCGCACCGGGCTCTACTTCGCGTTCCTGCTGGTGTCGGTGCTCGCGGCGATCGGCGCGACGTACCTCGGCCAGCGGCTGTGGAGCGCCGTCTCCCCGTTCGCGGGGGTGGTCGGCGGTGGGTTGGCGTACGTCGCCGTGGTCGGCGTGGCCGCCGCGGTCATGACGCCGGTGAACGAGCTCGGCGACTTCCCGGCCGACGTGCTGTGGGAGTTCCGGCTGTCGTCGCTGCTCACGCTGGCCGCGATGTGGGCCGGCATCGCCGTGGTGCTCGGCGCGCTCGTGGGTCGCCTCGCGGCGGCCGACGACGCCGACCGGGCCCGACGGGACCTCGCGGCCTCGCTCTGA
- the cobO gene encoding cob(I)yrinic acid a,c-diamide adenosyltransferase, whose protein sequence is MPKGVPITVPDDGLTTAQRRNLPLLMVNTGDGKGKSTAAFGLAMRAWNQGWDLGIFQFVKSAKWRIGEQTVLERLGRLHEETGEGGPVDWQKMGSGWSWSRKEGSAEDHARDAAEGWAEIKRRLAEERHDLYVLDEFTYVMEWGWVDVDDVVETLANRPGRQFVVVTGRRAHPRLVEIADTVTDMGKVKHQMDRGQKGQRGIEW, encoded by the coding sequence ATGCCGAAGGGCGTCCCGATCACCGTCCCCGACGACGGCCTCACCACGGCGCAGCGCCGCAACCTGCCGCTGCTCATGGTCAACACCGGCGACGGCAAGGGGAAGTCGACGGCCGCGTTCGGGCTCGCGATGCGCGCCTGGAACCAGGGCTGGGACCTCGGGATCTTCCAGTTCGTGAAGTCCGCCAAGTGGCGCATCGGCGAGCAGACCGTGCTCGAGCGCCTCGGCCGGCTCCACGAGGAGACCGGCGAGGGCGGTCCCGTCGACTGGCAGAAGATGGGCTCCGGCTGGTCGTGGAGCCGCAAGGAGGGCTCGGCCGAGGACCACGCCCGCGACGCCGCCGAGGGGTGGGCCGAGATCAAGCGCCGCCTCGCCGAGGAGCGGCACGACCTCTACGTGCTCGACGAGTTCACCTACGTCATGGAGTGGGGCTGGGTCGACGTCGACGACGTCGTCGAGACGCTGGCGAACCGCCCCGGGCGGCAGTTCGTCGTCGTCACCGGGCGCCGCGCGCACCCGCGCCTCGTCGAGATCGCCGACACCGTGACCGACATGGGCAAGGTCAAGCACCAGATGGACCGCGGCCAGAAGGGCCAGCGAGGGATCGAGTGGTGA
- a CDS encoding CbtB domain-containing protein: protein MSISAPISASADLEAPSIPLRALAPWALFFGLLALLALFFVSADQGAVSIPAGTAIHEWVHDGRHLLGFPCH from the coding sequence ATGTCGATCTCTGCCCCCATCTCCGCCTCCGCCGACCTCGAGGCGCCGTCGATCCCGCTCCGCGCGCTCGCGCCCTGGGCCCTGTTCTTCGGCCTGCTGGCGCTGCTGGCCCTCTTCTTCGTCTCCGCCGACCAGGGCGCCGTGTCGATCCCGGCCGGCACGGCGATCCACGAGTGGGTCCACGACGGCCGGCACCTGCTCGGCTTCCCCTGCCACTGA
- a CDS encoding cobalamin biosynthesis protein, with translation MVRPSRGAARAAGLALGVALDQLVGDPRRGHPVAGFGRVAGALEQRMHADSRARGAAYSLLLVGSTTVLGAAVERRVRRGAPALETVTVAAATWAVLGARSLDREAAAVQALLDAGDLPGARQRLTHLVGRRTAELSPEEVARAVAESVAENTSDAVVAPLVWGAVAGVPGLVGYRAANTLDAMVGHRNARFERFGWASARLDDVLNVPGARLSALLAAAAAPLVGGRPRDAFRAWRRDAGAHPSPNAGPVEASFAGALGVRLGGRTVYGAPGAPARVEDRPVLGDGRAVEVRDIARARHLARLVDLGAAVVAVAVASSWVGRRGKFVEVGRTAH, from the coding sequence ATGGTCCGACCGTCCCGCGGTGCGGCACGGGCCGCGGGGCTCGCGCTGGGGGTCGCCCTCGACCAGCTGGTCGGCGACCCCCGGCGCGGTCACCCCGTCGCCGGCTTCGGCCGGGTGGCGGGGGCCCTCGAGCAGCGGATGCACGCCGACTCCCGGGCGCGGGGCGCGGCGTACTCCCTGCTCCTCGTCGGCTCGACGACCGTGCTCGGGGCGGCCGTCGAGCGGCGGGTACGCCGCGGCGCACCCGCGCTCGAGACCGTCACCGTCGCGGCGGCGACCTGGGCCGTGCTCGGGGCGCGCTCGCTCGACCGCGAGGCGGCGGCGGTCCAGGCGCTGCTGGACGCCGGCGACCTGCCGGGGGCGCGGCAGCGACTGACGCACCTCGTGGGGCGGCGGACCGCCGAGCTGTCGCCCGAGGAGGTCGCCCGTGCCGTCGCGGAGTCGGTCGCGGAGAACACGTCCGACGCCGTCGTCGCGCCGCTCGTGTGGGGTGCCGTCGCCGGGGTGCCGGGACTCGTCGGCTACCGCGCCGCGAACACGCTCGACGCGATGGTCGGGCACCGCAACGCTCGGTTCGAGCGCTTCGGCTGGGCCTCCGCGCGGCTCGACGACGTGCTCAATGTGCCGGGCGCCCGGTTGTCCGCGCTGCTGGCCGCGGCCGCCGCGCCGCTGGTCGGCGGGCGACCCCGGGACGCGTTCCGGGCCTGGCGGCGCGACGCCGGCGCGCACCCCTCCCCCAACGCCGGCCCGGTCGAGGCGTCGTTCGCCGGAGCGCTGGGGGTCAGGCTGGGTGGCCGGACGGTGTACGGCGCTCCTGGTGCTCCCGCGCGCGTCGAGGACCGTCCGGTGCTCGGCGACGGCCGCGCGGTCGAGGTCCGCGACATCGCCCGCGCCCGTCACCTCGCCCGCCTCGTCGACCTCGGCGCGGCGGTGGTGGCGGTGGCTGTTGCGTCGAGTTGGGTCGGACGGCGCGGCAAATTCGTCGAGGTGGGTCGAACGGCGCACTGA
- a CDS encoding cobalt-precorrin-6A reductase — protein sequence MILVLGGTAEARDLAARLVAEGRSVVSSLAGRVARPRLPVGEVRVGGFGGVEGLGRWLVEHEVAAVVDATHPFARVISANAVAACAARGVPLLRLERPGWAALPGADAWTWVDDVAGAARAAAGIGARPFLTIGRQGLDECVEPLRAAAVLARVVDPPEIEVPAAWRVLLDRGPYTLEGERALLTEHAADVLVTKDSGGPLTQAKLDAARELGLPVVVVRRPSAHHPGDLAPDVPTALAWVARRVG from the coding sequence GTGATCCTCGTGCTCGGCGGCACGGCCGAGGCCCGTGACCTGGCGGCCCGGCTCGTCGCCGAGGGCCGGTCCGTCGTGTCGTCCCTGGCCGGACGGGTCGCCCGTCCGCGTCTCCCCGTGGGCGAGGTCCGGGTCGGTGGCTTCGGTGGCGTCGAGGGGCTCGGCCGCTGGCTCGTGGAGCACGAGGTCGCGGCCGTCGTCGACGCGACGCACCCCTTCGCCCGGGTCATCTCGGCGAACGCGGTCGCGGCGTGCGCCGCCCGCGGCGTACCGCTGCTGCGGCTCGAGCGTCCCGGGTGGGCGGCGCTGCCCGGGGCGGACGCGTGGACGTGGGTGGACGACGTGGCCGGTGCCGCGCGGGCGGCGGCGGGGATCGGCGCGCGGCCGTTCCTGACGATCGGCCGGCAGGGGCTGGACGAGTGCGTGGAGCCGCTGCGCGCGGCGGCGGTGCTGGCGCGGGTGGTGGACCCGCCGGAGATCGAGGTGCCGGCGGCCTGGCGCGTGCTGCTCGACCGGGGCCCCTACACGCTGGAGGGGGAGCGGGCGCTGCTGACGGAGCACGCGGCGGACGTGCTGGTGACGAAGGACTCCGGCGGCCCGCTGACGCAGGCGAAGCTGGACGCGGCCCGCGAGCTGGGCCTGCCCGTCGTGGTGGTGCGCCGCCCCAGCGCCCACCACCCCGGCGACCTCGCCCCCGACGTCCCCACCGCCCTCGCCTGGGTCGCGCGCCGCGTCGGCTGA
- a CDS encoding cobyrinate a,c-diamide synthase, which translates to MSTVSSRSTALPRLVVAAPASGHGKTTVTAGLMAALSRRGLEVSGHKVGPDYIDPGYHALATGRVGRNLDPHLVGEHRIVPLLLHGARTPRPADVAVVEGVMGLFDGQIGGDGFSSTAHVAGLIQAPVVLVTDISSASRTVGAVLAGLASYDPGVRVAGVVLNKAGSPRHAEEVRRAVAGVGIPVLGVLGRDDAIVAPSRHLGLVPAAERGDAATALDRLAAQVAERIDLDAVLEIARSAPDLDAEPWDPRAEVTAPSATHTTERPRIAVAGGRAFTFTYAETTELLEAAGCEVVVVDPTTDAALPEGVRGIYLGGGFPEMHAAAISRNAALRDDLRSAVAAGVPTVAECAGLLYLADRLDHAPMVGALPATAAMTGRLSLAYRSATSATPTLLGRPGETVTGHEFHRTRVEPPAGTGGEHDPAWTLEPTAAHPRTDDGFASATLHASYLHVHWAGHPHLAQRFVDAVRAAEPHRGGRATAPRGPEPVVAAPSEAPHDPLRHHGDVETAAPDGTPLVDFAVNTYDAPPPPWLLDALRASLEDVGAYPDVRRVRAVEAAIARRHGRDPAEVLAVAGVAEAFTLVARARAWQHPLVVHPQFTEPDVALAAAGTPARHLVTRAEDGFALDPSQVPEAADLVVVGNPTNPTGRLHPAAALRSLTRPQRLVVVDEAFMDAVPDQRHALADAPVPGLLVLRSLTKLWGIPGVRAGYVLGEPAVLDALRAVQTPWSVSSAALAVLRATTEPEALAEAAARVRRLVTWRGVLTSGLDDLDIPHLPGSAPFVLARPGAGVREALRVDGFALRRADTFPGLDASWVRIAVRPPERTRPMLTALGALTSGVPML; encoded by the coding sequence GTGAGCACCGTGAGCTCCCGGAGCACCGCGCTCCCCCGCCTGGTCGTCGCCGCGCCCGCGTCGGGCCACGGCAAGACGACCGTGACCGCCGGCCTCATGGCGGCCCTGTCCCGCCGCGGGCTCGAGGTCTCGGGCCACAAGGTGGGTCCTGACTACATCGACCCCGGCTACCACGCCCTCGCCACCGGCCGCGTCGGTCGCAACCTCGACCCCCACCTCGTCGGCGAGCACCGCATCGTCCCGCTGCTGCTCCACGGCGCGCGCACGCCGCGGCCCGCCGACGTCGCCGTCGTCGAGGGCGTCATGGGCCTCTTCGACGGTCAGATCGGCGGTGACGGCTTCTCCTCGACCGCCCACGTCGCGGGGCTCATCCAGGCGCCCGTCGTGCTGGTCACCGACATCTCGTCCGCCTCGCGGACCGTGGGGGCGGTGCTGGCGGGACTCGCGTCGTACGACCCCGGCGTCCGCGTCGCGGGCGTCGTGCTCAACAAGGCGGGCTCGCCGCGGCACGCCGAGGAGGTACGCCGGGCGGTCGCCGGCGTCGGCATCCCGGTGCTCGGCGTGCTGGGCCGCGACGACGCCATCGTCGCGCCGAGCCGCCACCTGGGCCTCGTGCCCGCCGCCGAGCGGGGGGACGCGGCCACGGCCCTCGACCGGCTCGCCGCGCAGGTGGCCGAGCGGATCGACCTCGACGCGGTGCTCGAGATCGCCCGCAGCGCCCCCGACCTCGACGCGGAGCCGTGGGACCCGCGGGCGGAGGTCACGGCCCCGAGCGCCACCCACACCACCGAGCGCCCCCGCATCGCCGTCGCCGGGGGCCGGGCGTTCACCTTCACCTACGCCGAGACGACCGAGCTGCTCGAGGCCGCCGGCTGCGAGGTCGTCGTCGTCGACCCGACGACCGACGCGGCGCTGCCCGAGGGCGTGCGGGGCATCTACCTGGGCGGCGGCTTCCCCGAGATGCACGCCGCGGCGATCAGCCGGAACGCGGCGCTGCGCGACGACCTGCGGTCCGCCGTCGCCGCCGGCGTGCCGACGGTGGCGGAGTGCGCGGGGCTGCTCTACCTCGCCGACCGCCTCGACCACGCCCCCATGGTCGGCGCGCTGCCCGCGACGGCGGCGATGACGGGCCGGCTGTCGCTGGCCTACCGCAGCGCGACCTCTGCCACGCCGACGCTGCTCGGCCGCCCCGGCGAGACCGTCACGGGCCACGAGTTCCACCGCACGCGCGTCGAGCCGCCGGCCGGCACGGGCGGCGAGCACGACCCGGCCTGGACCCTCGAGCCCACCGCGGCCCACCCCCGCACGGACGACGGCTTCGCGAGCGCGACGCTGCACGCGTCGTACCTGCACGTCCACTGGGCCGGCCACCCCCACCTGGCGCAGCGGTTCGTCGACGCGGTGCGGGCCGCGGAGCCCCACCGGGGCGGCCGCGCGACCGCTCCCCGCGGGCCGGAGCCCGTCGTCGCGGCGCCGTCCGAGGCGCCCCACGACCCCCTGCGGCACCACGGCGACGTCGAGACCGCGGCCCCGGACGGGACGCCGCTCGTCGACTTCGCGGTCAACACCTACGACGCTCCCCCGCCGCCCTGGCTGCTCGACGCGCTGCGGGCGTCGCTGGAGGACGTGGGCGCCTACCCCGACGTACGCCGCGTGCGGGCCGTCGAGGCCGCGATCGCCCGGCGGCACGGCCGCGACCCCGCCGAGGTGCTGGCCGTCGCCGGCGTCGCCGAGGCGTTCACGCTCGTGGCGCGCGCCCGCGCCTGGCAGCACCCGCTCGTCGTGCACCCGCAGTTCACGGAGCCCGACGTCGCGCTGGCCGCGGCCGGCACGCCGGCGCGCCACCTCGTGACGCGGGCCGAGGACGGGTTCGCGCTCGACCCGAGCCAGGTGCCGGAGGCGGCCGACCTCGTCGTCGTCGGCAACCCGACCAACCCCACGGGTCGTCTGCACCCCGCGGCGGCGCTGCGCTCGCTCACGCGCCCGCAGCGCCTGGTCGTCGTCGACGAGGCGTTCATGGACGCCGTACCGGACCAGCGGCACGCCCTCGCCGACGCCCCCGTGCCCGGGCTGCTCGTGCTCCGCAGCCTCACGAAGCTGTGGGGCATCCCCGGGGTGCGGGCGGGCTACGTGCTCGGCGAGCCGGCCGTGCTCGACGCCCTGCGGGCCGTGCAGACCCCCTGGTCGGTCTCGTCGGCCGCGCTGGCCGTGCTGCGCGCCACCACGGAGCCGGAGGCGCTGGCGGAGGCGGCGGCCCGGGTACGCCGCCTGGTCACCTGGCGCGGCGTCCTCACCTCCGGCCTCGACGACCTCGACATCCCGCACCTGCCGGGATCGGCCCCGTTCGTGCTCGCCCGACCGGGCGCCGGGGTGCGCGAGGCGCTCCGCGTCGACGGGTTCGCGCTGCGCCGCGCCGACACGTTCCCGGGGCTCGACGCGAGCTGGGTGCGGATCGCCGTGCGGCCGCCCGAGCGCACCCGGCCGATGCTCACTGCGCTGGGAGCGCTGACGAGCGGCGTCCCGATGCTCTAG